From Juglans regia cultivar Chandler chromosome 8, Walnut 2.0, whole genome shotgun sequence, the proteins below share one genomic window:
- the LOC109018440 gene encoding complement component C1q receptor-like yields MASSSNMLAFLAVMFLVVLPMSSLASNHTHLDDLYEKVCEEVECGKGNCSADINYPLGFKCECEPGWKRTRDDDDDLTFLPCVIPNCTLDYGCQPAPPPVPQTENPHNISAFDPCYWAYCGEGTCTCKNKTHTHRCECNSGYFNLLNISAFPCYSECTLGSDCSRLGITVQKSTTDDGSGTGQELTTQIGDRRGATDIKEESGF; encoded by the exons ATGGCTTCCAGCTCGAATATGTTGGCTTTTCTAGCTGTTATGTTTCTGGTGGTGCTACCCATGTCTTCCCTAGCCTCAAATCATACTCATCTTGATGATCTTTATG AAAAGGTGTGTGAAGAAGTGGAATGTGGAAAGGGAAATTGCTCAGCTGACATAAATTACCCACTTGGCTTCAAGTGCGAATGCGAACCTGGTTGGAAGCGAACTCGTGACGACGATGACGATCTCACGTTTCTTCCCTGCGTGATACCTAATT GTACTCTTGATTACGGCTGCCAGCCAGCTCCTCCACCGGTTCCACAAACGGAGAATCCACACAATATATCAGCCTTTGATC CATGCTACTGGGCCTATTGCGGAGAAGGGACATGTACCTGCAAGAACAAGACACATACACACAGATGTGAATGCAACTCGGGTTACTTCAACCTTCTAAACATCTCAGCCTTCCCATGCTACAGTGAAT GTACACTTGGATCTGATTGTTCAAGACTTGGGATTACGGTCCAAAAATCTACTACAGACGATGGATCTGGGACTGGTCAAG AATTGACAACGCAGATTGGGGATCGGAGGGGAGCAACCGACATCAAGGAAGAGTCGGGcttttga
- the LOC118349293 gene encoding uncharacterized protein LOC118349293: MASSSNMLAFLAVMFLVVLPMSSLASNHTHLDDLYEKVCEEVECGKGNCSADINYPLGFKCECEPGWKRTRDDDDDLTFLPCVIPNCTLDYGCQPAPPPVPQTENPHNISAFDPCYWAYCGEGTCTKNKTHTHRCECNSGYSNLLNISAFPCYSECTLGSDCSRLGITVQKSTTDDGSGTGQATSFLPGKFHWMAILMASLCMFLWK, translated from the exons ATGGCTTCCAGCTCCAATATGTTGGCTTTCCTAGCTGTTATGTTTCTGGTGGTGCTACCCATGTCTTCCCTAGCCTCAAATCATACTCATCTTGATGATCTTTATG AAAAGGTGTGTGAAGAAGTGGAATGTGGAAAGGGAAATTGCTCAGCTGACATAAATTACCCACTTGGCTTCAAGTGCGAATGCGAACCTGGTTGGAAGCGAACTCGTGACGACGATGACGATCTCACGTTTCTTCCCTGCGTGATACCTAATT GTACTCTTGATTACGGCTGCCAGCCAGCTCCTCCACCGGTTCCACAAACGGAGAATCCACACAATATATCAGCCTTTGATC CATGCTACTGGGCCTATTGCGGAGAAGGGACATGTACCAAGAACAAGACACATACACACAGATGTGAATGCAACTCGGGTTACTCCAACCTTCTAAACATCTCAGCCTTCCCATGCTACAGTGAAT GTACACTTGGATCTGATTGTTCAAGACTTGGGATTACGGTCCAAAAATCTACTACAGACGATGGATCTGGGACTGGTCAAG CTACCTCGTTTCTGCCTGGAAAGTTCCATTGGATGGCTATATTGATGGCGTCGTTGTGTATGTTTCTGTGGAAGTAG
- the LOC109020791 gene encoding PITH domain-containing protein At3g04780-like: MSGDSASAIQRSQVDLVDFIDWSGVECLNQSTSHSLPNALKQGYREDDGLNLESDADEQLLIYIPFTQVIKLHSLLVKGPEEEGPKTVKLYSNKENMGFGNVNDFPPSDTAVLSPDDIKGKPIVLKYVKFQNVRSLTIFIEDNHSGSDITKVQKIALFGTTVETTDMKGLKKIEDH; this comes from the exons ATGTCTGGGGATTCAGCCAGTGCAATTCAAAGAAGCCAA GTGGATTTAGTGGACTTTATTGACTGGTCTGGGGTTGAATGCCTCAACCAAAGCACTAGTCACTCTCTTCCCAATGCTCTCAAACAG GGTTACAGAGAAGATGATGGATTGAATCTGGAGAGCGATGCAGATGAGCAGCTCTTGATTTATATACCTTTCACTCAAGTTATAAAGCTGCATTCTCTTTTGGTCAAAGGACCTGAGGAAGAAG GTCCTAAAACAGTGAAATTGTATTCAAATAAGGAGAACATGGGCTTTGG CAATGTCAATGACTTTCCTCCAAGTGATACAGCTGTTCTATCCCCAGATGATATCAAG GGGAAACCGATAGTTCTGAAATATGTCAAGTTTCAAAATGTTCGTAG CTTGACAATTTTTATTGAGGATAATCATTCTGGCTCTGATATCACAAAAGTACAGAAGATTGCTCTGTTTGGAACAAC GGTGGAGACAACAGACATGAAGGGCTTAAAGAAGATTGAAGATCATTGA